A region of Kwoniella shandongensis chromosome 14, complete sequence DNA encodes the following proteins:
- a CDS encoding arsenical-resistance protein, with amino-acid sequence MTCGASLQRQRQSENENEEVALKDVHHTVNDGREEVRDGGLEVQGIHIDDKRSRGARSILLGLSWLDRFLAAFVLLAMILGVIIGKFANNVEAVLTGTTLNGVSIPIVIGLLVMMWPILTKVQYERLPVLFRTVHIWRQVWLSLVLNWIIGPFIMLAVAWATLPDLPTYRTGVIMVGLARCIAMVMIWNHLARGDVDYCAILVIINSILQIILYSPMSLFFVNVISKENDALKLEYGQTAIAVLIYLGIPLAAGVVTRWLGLMTLGKDKFEHKFLPYFGPLALIGLLYTIILIFAEQATRILDNIGEVFRVFVPMICYFVIMWTGTFFLVYILTKRKGGSKRYGYKMAVVQSFTAGSNNFELAIAVCIAVYGVDSDQALAATIGPLVEVPVLLGLTYVSLYFERKLNWGEREPEKVEGGGV; translated from the exons ATGACTTGTGGTGCGTCTCTCCAACGCCAGCGCCAGAGCGAGAATGAGAATGAAGAGGTGGCATTGAAAGATGTCCACCATACTGTAAATGATGGTCGTGAGGAGGTTAGGGACGGTGGATTGGAAGTGCAGGGTATACATATAGATGATAAGAGAAGTAGAGGTGCGA GATCAATATTGTTAGGACTATCATGGCTCGATCGGTTCTTGGCCGCGTTCGTCCTTCTCGCTATGATCTTGGGTGTGATTATAG GCAAATTTGCGAATAATGTAGAGGCCGTCTTGACAGGGACGACGTTGAACGGAGTATCTATAC CCATCGTGATTGgattgttggtgatgatgtggcCCATCTTGACGAAAG TGCAATACGAAAGACTGCCGGTACTCTTTCGAACTGTTCACATCTGGCGTCAAGTGTGGTTATCGTTGGTACTGAACTGGATCATCGGACCATTT ATCATGTTAGCTGTTGCTTGGGCGACTCTACCTGATTTACCGACGTATCGTACCGGTGTGATCATGGTCGGTCTTGCGAG ATGCATCGCCATGGTCATGATATGGAACCATCTCGCTCGAGGCGATGTAGATTACTGTGCgatcctcgtcatcataAACTCCATCTTACAAATCATCCTCTACTCCCCGAtgtccctcttcttcgtcaacgtAATCTCTAAAGAGAACGACGCTTTGAAATTGGAATACGGGCAAACTGCTATTGCAGTGTTGATATACCTTGGTATACCACTTGCGGCAGGAGTAGTGACGAGATGGTTGGGATTGATGACACTCGGGAAAGACAAGTTCGAACACAAGTTTTTACCATACTTCGGACCATTGGCCCTCATCGGTTTGCTATACAC gatcatcctcatctttgCCGAACAAGCGACCCGAATCCTCGACAACATCGGAGAAGTCTTCCGTGTCTTCGTACCTATGATCTGTTACTTTGTGATCATGTGGACGGGCACGTTCTTCCTGGTGTATATCCTCAcaaagaggaaaggtggaTCGAAGAGATATGGATACAAGATGGCAGTCGTGCAGAGTTTCACTGCAGGGTCAAACAA CTTCGAACTTGCCATCGCAGTCTGTATCGCGGTGTACGGCGTAGACTCTGACCAAGCGCTCGCTGCAACGATCGGACCATTGGTAGAAGTACCGGTCTTATTGGGGTTAACATACGTGTCACTGTACTTTGAACGAAAGTTGAATTGGGGAGAACGGGAGccggagaaggtggagggcGGTGGGGTTTAA